From a single Nothobranchius furzeri strain GRZ-AD chromosome 7, NfurGRZ-RIMD1, whole genome shotgun sequence genomic region:
- the LOC107382598 gene encoding inositol monophosphatase 1 — translation MWQKAYDFAVEVARKAGEEIRKAGESEIKVMTKSSSVDLVTKTDERVEKIIIGSLKEEFGEDAHCFIGEESVENGEPCILSDKPTWIIDPVDGTTNFVHGFPFVAVSIAFAVNKELEFGVVYSCLEDKMYKARRGKGAFCNDEKIQVSDVKDIHKSIIISEHGTDRSPEKVTKIFSTMQKILCIPVHGLRGSGTAATNMCLVATGAVEAFFEIGIHCWDIAAGAVIIQEAGGILLDVDGGPFDLMSRRMIVANDKIIARRIIQEIEIFPSLRDDAPIQKH, via the exons ATGTGGCAGAAGGCTTATGACTTTGCAGTTGAGGTGGCAAGAAAAGCAGGAGAG GAAATTCGTAAAGCTGGAGAGAGCGAAATAAAAGTGATGACAAAGAGCTCCTCTGTGGACCTTGTGACTAAGACTGATGAGAGGGTGGAGAAAATCATCATCGGGTCACTAAAGGAGGAGTTTGGAGAGGATGCACACTG CTTCATTGGGGAGGAATCTGTTGAAAACGGAGAGCCGTGCATCCTATCAGACAAACCTACCTGGATCATTGACCCGGTTGACGGCACCACCAACTTTGTGCACGG ATTCCCATTTGTGGCTGTGTCTATTGCCTTTGCTGTCAATAAGGAG TTGGAGTTTGGTGTGGTGTACAGCTGCTTGGAGGATAAGATGTACAAAGCAAGACGAGGGAAGGGGGCTTTCTGTAACGATGAGAAGATTCAGGTGTCTGATGTAAAAG ATATCCACAAGTCCATCATCATCTCTGAGCATGGGACGGACCGCAGCCCCGAAAAAGTCACCAAGATCTTCTCCACCATGCAGAAGATCCTCTGCATCCCAGTGCATGG GCTCCGTGGATCAGGAACTGCTGCCACCAACATGTGTCTGGTGGCGACCGGCGCGGTGGAGGCCTTCTTTGAGATCGGCATCCACTGCTGGGACATTGCCGCTGGAGCAGTTATCATCCAGGAAGCTGGAGGAATCCTTCTAGATGTTGATG GCGGCCCGTTTGATCTGATGTCCCGAAGGATGATCGTAgcaaatgacaagatcatcgctaGAAGGATCATCCAAGAAATTGAGATCTTCCCGTCGTTAAGGGATGACGCTCCCATTCAAAAGCACTGA